In Amycolatopsis methanolica 239, a single genomic region encodes these proteins:
- a CDS encoding FAD-dependent oxidoreductase gives MTTAPAPTDFPTLFSPLSLGSMTLKNRIFSSAHDTVMVHDGQVTDRLIAYHRARAEGGVGLIITQVAGIHESARYTSHVLMVTDDSAIPGYTRLADAVHAHGCKIISQIFHPGREIMESSDGALPVALAPSAVPNERFHVMPRAIAQDEIDEIVRGYADGAVRLARAGFDGVEIVASHGYLPAQFLNPALNRRTDAYGGDLTSRMRFLGEVVSTVRAAVGEGFVVGVRISASDNSFDGVSEDEVVEICRRLDAVGGLDYFNVTQGTSATLAGSTHIVPPMSHEAAYTAPSAARIRAAVSVPVLVAGRINQPHEAEAILSSGSADACAMTRALICDPEMPQKSQDQRVDDIRACIACNQACIGHFHLGYPISCIQRPETGRELDYGTLKPADTSRYVIVVGGGPAGMKAASIAAQRGHRVVLYEAGGRVGGQVLLAEKLPGRSEFGGAATNLEHELKRFGVTVKTRVSVDVDLLVQEQPDVVIVATGASPYRPDMLELDDAMPVVTAWDVITTNAAVLPKGHIVVADWRCDWGGLGVAELIARSGGRKVTLCVNGYSAGETLQQYTRNSMLASALRARVTIVPNARLYGADDDTVYLQNTLTSEPVLIEDASGLVLNLGHAQNDSLLAELRAKAAFEVHGVGDCLSPRTVEEATLDALRVAAEI, from the coding sequence ATGACGACAGCACCGGCGCCTACCGACTTCCCGACGCTCTTCAGCCCACTGTCGCTGGGGTCCATGACGTTGAAGAACCGGATCTTCTCCTCGGCGCACGACACCGTGATGGTGCACGACGGACAGGTCACCGACCGTCTGATCGCCTACCACCGCGCACGCGCGGAAGGTGGTGTGGGACTGATCATCACACAAGTGGCCGGAATCCACGAATCCGCCCGTTACACCTCGCACGTACTGATGGTGACCGACGACAGCGCCATCCCGGGGTACACACGACTGGCCGATGCCGTTCATGCTCACGGATGCAAGATCATCTCGCAGATCTTCCATCCCGGGCGAGAGATCATGGAGTCGTCAGACGGTGCGCTGCCCGTCGCGCTGGCACCGTCGGCCGTCCCGAACGAGCGATTCCACGTGATGCCCCGCGCGATCGCCCAGGACGAGATCGACGAGATCGTCCGCGGCTACGCCGATGGGGCGGTTCGTCTCGCGCGCGCAGGCTTCGACGGCGTCGAGATCGTCGCCAGCCACGGCTACCTGCCCGCCCAGTTCCTCAACCCCGCCCTCAACCGGCGCACCGACGCCTACGGCGGCGATCTGACCAGCCGGATGCGGTTCCTCGGTGAGGTCGTGTCCACGGTCAGGGCTGCGGTCGGCGAGGGCTTCGTGGTCGGTGTCCGTATTTCCGCGTCGGACAATTCGTTCGACGGCGTGTCGGAGGACGAGGTGGTCGAGATCTGCCGCCGCCTCGACGCCGTCGGCGGGCTCGACTACTTCAACGTGACCCAGGGAACGTCGGCGACGTTGGCCGGCTCGACACATATCGTGCCGCCGATGAGTCACGAGGCGGCATACACCGCGCCATCGGCCGCGCGGATCCGTGCCGCCGTCTCGGTTCCGGTTCTTGTGGCAGGGCGGATCAACCAACCACACGAGGCCGAGGCGATTCTGAGCAGTGGCTCGGCGGACGCCTGCGCCATGACGCGCGCGTTGATCTGTGACCCTGAGATGCCACAGAAGTCCCAGGACCAGCGGGTCGACGACATCCGGGCCTGCATCGCCTGCAATCAGGCGTGCATCGGCCACTTCCACCTCGGTTACCCGATCTCCTGTATCCAACGACCGGAAACCGGACGAGAGCTCGACTACGGGACGTTGAAGCCTGCAGACACCAGCAGGTACGTGATTGTGGTCGGCGGTGGTCCAGCCGGGATGAAAGCGGCATCGATCGCCGCACAACGAGGTCACCGCGTTGTGCTGTACGAGGCGGGCGGGCGAGTCGGTGGACAGGTGCTACTCGCCGAGAAGCTCCCCGGCCGGTCCGAGTTCGGCGGCGCCGCGACTAATCTGGAGCATGAGCTCAAGAGATTCGGGGTGACCGTCAAGACGCGCGTCAGCGTCGATGTGGACCTGCTCGTGCAGGAGCAGCCCGATGTGGTGATCGTGGCGACCGGCGCATCACCGTACCGGCCGGACATGCTCGAGCTCGATGACGCGATGCCAGTGGTCACCGCATGGGATGTCATAACCACCAACGCCGCGGTCTTGCCGAAGGGCCACATAGTGGTCGCCGATTGGCGCTGCGACTGGGGCGGTCTCGGTGTCGCCGAGCTCATCGCGCGGAGTGGTGGACGTAAGGTCACGTTGTGCGTGAACGGCTACAGCGCGGGTGAGACCCTCCAGCAATACACCCGCAACTCGATGCTCGCGTCAGCGTTGCGCGCGCGGGTGACGATCGTGCCCAACGCCCGTCTGTACGGTGCCGATGACGACACCGTCTACCTGCAGAACACGCTGACCTCCGAGCCGGTCCTGATCGAGGATGCCTCCGGGTTGGTGCTCAACCTCGGCCATGCCCAGAACGATTCGCTCTTGGCCGAACTCCGCGCGAAGGCGGCGTTCGAAGTGCACGGTGTCGGTGATTGCCTGTCGCCCCGCACTGTCGAGGAGGCGACACTGGACGCCCTGCGCGTGGCCGCCGAGATCTGA
- a CDS encoding APC family permease, giving the protein MTDTPDTLTQVSPTSPTHPTAKLSGRLNTPKLILTVLALASPLASVSGWMPLVISEGNGAGSPLVFVFVTLAFLLFSVGFTTMVRNFPRTGAFYAYITGGLGRPAGLGASFIAMLAYLALLVGNYAFFSTAFATLLTSFTSALEFVPWCLWGLLLWSIVSTLGHFNVELSGKVLSIMMIIEVVLVMTFNVAVAATGGPNGWQVQSFTPGAFLSGSLGIGVLFACACFTGFEATAIYRTEVKDPQRTIPRATYLGVALIGMFYVMSSWALVTFYGPADAAGAATDNPSGLFEAGLRFYTGNVMAEIMICMVVTSILASTLSSHNPLARYIFALSRDGVFPARFGAVHPKHKSPANASLLVAAVGLAIILIAFLSRVDAIKFYSWMFGIAAYALLLLMSATCLAVIVYFRRNAHDESMWATTIAPGLGLLSLVSMLCVVAVYFPLLIGGSTVLGSLLQLGIAAIALSGVGLAVYLRRARPHAYTHIGGETPELAADPV; this is encoded by the coding sequence ATGACCGATACACCGGATACGCTCACCCAAGTCTCGCCGACCAGCCCGACACACCCTACCGCCAAATTGTCCGGGCGGCTGAACACGCCCAAGCTCATCCTCACCGTCTTGGCGTTGGCGTCGCCACTGGCGTCGGTGTCCGGCTGGATGCCGCTGGTGATCTCGGAGGGCAACGGAGCGGGATCTCCGCTGGTCTTCGTCTTCGTGACACTGGCCTTCCTTCTCTTCTCGGTCGGGTTCACCACGATGGTCCGCAACTTCCCGCGAACGGGAGCGTTCTACGCCTACATCACCGGTGGGCTCGGTCGTCCAGCTGGTCTGGGCGCCTCCTTCATCGCCATGCTCGCCTATCTGGCGCTCTTGGTCGGCAACTACGCCTTCTTCAGCACTGCTTTCGCAACACTGCTCACGTCGTTTACGAGCGCATTGGAATTCGTTCCGTGGTGCCTCTGGGGCCTCCTTCTCTGGTCGATTGTGTCGACCCTGGGCCACTTCAACGTGGAACTGTCCGGGAAGGTGCTCAGCATCATGATGATCATCGAAGTCGTCCTCGTGATGACCTTCAACGTCGCGGTCGCCGCTACCGGCGGCCCGAACGGGTGGCAGGTCCAGTCGTTCACGCCTGGAGCATTTCTGTCCGGGTCGCTCGGTATCGGAGTCCTGTTCGCCTGCGCATGTTTCACCGGCTTCGAAGCGACGGCCATCTACCGGACCGAGGTCAAGGACCCGCAGCGCACCATTCCACGCGCCACGTACCTGGGTGTGGCCCTGATCGGCATGTTCTACGTAATGTCGTCGTGGGCGCTAGTCACTTTCTACGGTCCCGCCGATGCGGCCGGCGCCGCGACCGACAACCCCTCGGGACTGTTCGAGGCCGGGCTCCGTTTCTACACCGGAAATGTGATGGCGGAGATCATGATCTGCATGGTGGTGACCAGCATCCTGGCGTCGACGCTGTCATCGCACAATCCGTTGGCCCGTTACATCTTCGCGCTCTCACGAGACGGAGTCTTCCCCGCCCGGTTCGGGGCCGTCCACCCCAAGCACAAGTCGCCGGCGAACGCTTCCTTGCTCGTCGCGGCCGTCGGCCTGGCCATCATCCTGATCGCCTTCCTGTCCCGGGTCGACGCCATCAAGTTCTACTCGTGGATGTTCGGCATCGCGGCCTACGCGCTGTTGCTGCTCATGTCTGCGACCTGCCTGGCAGTCATCGTGTATTTCCGGCGCAATGCCCATGACGAGAGCATGTGGGCCACGACCATCGCGCCTGGACTGGGATTGCTGAGTCTGGTGTCGATGCTGTGCGTGGTCGCGGTGTACTTCCCGCTGCTCATCGGCGGCAGCACCGTTCTCGGGTCGCTCCTGCAGCTGGGAATCGCCGCTATCGCACTCTCCGGTGTCGGGCTGGCGGTGTACCTGCGTCGCGCCCGGCCGCACGCATACACTCACATCGGCGGCGAGACGCCCGAGCTCGCCGCGGATCCGGTGTAA
- a CDS encoding PDR/VanB family oxidoreductase, with amino-acid sequence MSDTRSDLRLTVVGLTQEAEGVVSVLLGRDDGSPLPSWSAGAHIEVHLAPGLIRHYSLCGPADAAGLWRIAVLRSANSRGGSVYIHDQLGIGDAIDVVGPRNHFTMEAGASQLFIAGGIGITPILPMIAAAEAAGSDWRLLYGGRCRASMAFLKELECYRDRVTIAPQDETGLLDLPAAVRAMPGDAHVYVCGPEPLINAAQQACAQLPPGRLRFERFTPVSTESAGPSTGFEVELAQSAQTLYVAPEQSIVEVLEAAGIDIPTSCREGICGTCEVAVLDGTPDHRDSVLDDAEKAANDCMMTCVGRALTPKLVLDL; translated from the coding sequence GTGAGTGACACCAGGAGCGACCTCCGGCTCACTGTCGTCGGTCTGACTCAGGAAGCCGAAGGCGTCGTTTCGGTTCTCCTGGGTCGCGACGACGGTTCGCCGTTGCCGAGTTGGTCCGCCGGCGCTCATATCGAGGTCCATCTCGCGCCCGGCCTGATCCGCCATTATTCGCTGTGCGGGCCCGCAGACGCGGCCGGCCTATGGCGAATCGCGGTGCTGCGGTCCGCCAACAGCCGCGGCGGCTCGGTGTACATCCATGATCAGCTGGGCATCGGCGATGCCATCGACGTGGTGGGGCCTCGGAACCACTTCACCATGGAGGCCGGCGCCAGTCAGCTGTTCATCGCAGGTGGCATCGGGATCACGCCGATCCTCCCGATGATCGCGGCCGCGGAGGCCGCCGGATCGGATTGGCGACTGCTCTACGGAGGTCGATGTCGGGCCAGTATGGCCTTTCTCAAGGAACTGGAGTGTTACCGCGACCGGGTCACCATCGCCCCTCAGGATGAGACCGGACTGTTGGACCTTCCGGCGGCCGTGCGGGCGATGCCAGGTGATGCCCACGTCTACGTGTGCGGTCCAGAGCCGTTGATCAACGCCGCCCAGCAGGCCTGTGCCCAATTGCCGCCAGGACGACTGCGTTTCGAACGCTTCACACCGGTGTCCACGGAGTCGGCCGGTCCGAGCACGGGCTTCGAAGTCGAACTCGCGCAATCGGCCCAGACCCTGTACGTGGCACCGGAACAGTCCATCGTCGAAGTCCTCGAAGCCGCGGGCATCGACATTCCGACCTCCTGCAGAGAAGGCATTTGCGGGACCTGCGAGGTTGCCGTTCTGGACGGAACGCCCGATCACCGTGACAGTGTCCTTGATGACGCCGAGAAGGCGGCGAACGACTGCATGATGACTTGCGTCGGCAGAGCGCTCACCCCGAAGCTGGTCCTCGACCTCTAG